One Pseudoalteromonas rubra genomic window, TACCTATTTTTGAGGTATTTTTCAATTTTTTGCGCTTTTAAGCTCTGATTCATCGCAAATCAGTATGTGATTAGGTGTAATGTGTCCGACTTTTGGACTAGTTCATATCGACTGAGGGTCAATCATACGGCGCAACGCAATCCACTGCTGCCCCAACACTTCATGCGCATAGGTGGTGACGGCTTGCAGTACGGATGCACTTGCAATATAGCGTTTATAGCCAGGTGTATTCGTGAAACCATAAAATTGCACCGGTGCCGCAATGGTATCAATGCCCTGGGCTGCGAATAAATCCTGTGCCCGTGTCATATGGCTGGCGGATGTGACTAATGCTACTTTACTATCAACCAGTTTGCTTGCAAGTAACAAAGCCTCGTCTGCCGTGTCTCTGGCCCTTGGATTTTGCATTATTTTGTTTGCAGGCGTACCTAAAGCGATTGCGGTGTTAGCCATCAGGCGGCTGCTGGTCGTTTTGCCGTGACCTGCGCCTGATACAATCAGATAGGCTTTCGGATAGTGATGACTGAGTCTCAGGCCTTCTGTGAGGCGAGATAAGGCACAACCGGATAGCTGTAAATTGGCTGTCAGCCTGTCATTCGGGTTAAGGCCACACCCAAGTACCAGGATATAATCGACATCCTGATGTTGATGAATGGGAAAAGGGTGCAATTTTGCTTCCATGGGGCTTATCAGTTTGTCTGCAACAAAAGGGGTGCTGAAAGCCCAGAGGCTTATCATAAGCACCCAGCTGAGCAAATAGGATTTACGATGTGTTTTTGCAATAAACAGTAAAGCAAGCGCAAGTAATAGCAGCGTCAGTGGTAAAGGCATCAATAATGAGCCAATGACCTTTTTCACTTCAAACATAAAATTATCCGTTTATGTAGTTTGCGCTTAGTTTACTCCTATTGCTGTACAATTGCGTAGTGTAAATCCGCTCGATTGCGGATTAACGACTTACAGATTGCTTGCAGGTGTTCAGGAAGTGTCTGTATACCGGGTTATCCTTCATGTTCTTTTTCATTGCTAAGTACATAGGGCGGTTCAACCCAAGCGCACCTAAAGGAATTGATTTGATCAGACCCTGACTCTCGTAGGGTGTAACCAGCCAATCTGGCAGGGCCGCAACACCCATACCGGCACTGACCAGCTGAAATATCAATAACCCTTGATCCACGGTTTTTAACGTGCCGTCAAAGCGGGCGTTTTGGATGAAGTGTTTGAAAATATCCTGTCGCTCTTTGGGAATAGGGTAAGAAATAATGGTTTCGTCTTTCAGATCAAGGGCAGTGACATAAGCTTTTTTAGCAAGCTCATGATCTGGGGCCACAATAAGCTTAAGTTTGAAATCGAAGATATGGGCATACTCAACTTGATCGGGTTCACGAATATCTGAAGTCAGAACCAGATCAAGCTCATCGCTGAGCAGCTCTGGAATTGCGTCATAACTAAAGCCGCGCTCGTAATCGACTTTTATGTCAGGCCAGAAATTATTAAACTCTTTAATCGTTGGCAGTAACCAGTGGAAACAAGCATGGCATTCGACACTGAGGCGAAGTTGTGAGATCGGTTGATTCAGGCTTTCTTTGAGGCGACATTTGGTCGCTTCCACTTTGGGGAGTACGTCATTTGC contains:
- a CDS encoding YdcF family protein, with protein sequence MFEVKKVIGSLLMPLPLTLLLLALALLFIAKTHRKSYLLSWVLMISLWAFSTPFVADKLISPMEAKLHPFPIHQHQDVDYILVLGCGLNPNDRLTANLQLSGCALSRLTEGLRLSHHYPKAYLIVSGAGHGKTTSSRLMANTAIALGTPANKIMQNPRARDTADEALLLASKLVDSKVALVTSASHMTRAQDLFAAQGIDTIAAPVQFYGFTNTPGYKRYIASASVLQAVTTYAHEVLGQQWIALRRMIDPQSI
- a CDS encoding LysR family transcriptional regulator gives rise to the protein MIDIKHLKTIATLKETGSLVNTARELFLTQSALSHQIKDLENKLDCQLFERKTQPVRFTPQGMLLLELANDVLPKVEATKCRLKESLNQPISQLRLSVECHACFHWLLPTIKEFNNFWPDIKVDYERGFSYDAIPELLSDELDLVLTSDIREPDQVEYAHIFDFKLKLIVAPDHELAKKAYVTALDLKDETIISYPIPKERQDIFKHFIQNARFDGTLKTVDQGLLIFQLVSAGMGVAALPDWLVTPYESQGLIKSIPLGALGLNRPMYLAMKKNMKDNPVYRHFLNTCKQSVSR